One genomic segment of Nocardioides cavernaquae includes these proteins:
- the nudC gene encoding NAD(+) diphosphatase, giving the protein MIRERSDNDQPATGPKPTDSWAHDRLAHRRDDEAWLAGAWADPATRVVPLSGGRVYAVEGRPQWLSPAGLVEALPGVDVTDGVRVLLGERDGVARFALHVQGAGRDATTSAAGSAPRPPEDASAVTGWVGLRSLGLHLMQDIADARLLFHAVGIGEWLERTRFCARCGGTLTARQSGHVQVCDSCGREQFPRIEPAVIMLITQGEPGSPDERCLLGSGLQWGPTRFSTLAGFAEPGEALEDAVRREVFEEAGVRVGRVEWFASQPWPFPSSLMLGFTGRAISTEITIDPSEIADARWFTRAELKAQAESGEISLPTRGISISRTLIESWYGGPLPGSW; this is encoded by the coding sequence GTGATCAGGGAACGATCCGACAACGATCAACCGGCCACCGGCCCGAAGCCCACGGACAGCTGGGCACACGACCGGCTTGCCCACCGACGCGACGACGAGGCCTGGCTGGCCGGGGCGTGGGCAGACCCCGCCACCCGCGTCGTGCCGCTCTCGGGAGGCCGTGTGTACGCCGTGGAGGGCAGGCCGCAGTGGCTGAGTCCGGCCGGGCTCGTCGAGGCCCTCCCGGGTGTCGACGTGACGGACGGGGTGCGCGTGCTGCTCGGCGAGCGTGACGGCGTGGCCCGGTTCGCCCTGCACGTCCAGGGTGCTGGTCGCGATGCAACGACGTCCGCTGCAGGGTCTGCGCCGCGCCCACCCGAGGACGCTTCAGCCGTCACGGGCTGGGTCGGGCTGCGCTCGCTGGGCCTGCACCTGATGCAGGACATCGCGGACGCACGCCTGCTCTTCCACGCGGTCGGGATCGGCGAGTGGCTGGAACGCACCCGGTTCTGCGCCCGTTGCGGCGGCACCCTGACGGCACGCCAGTCGGGTCACGTCCAGGTGTGCGACTCCTGCGGACGCGAACAGTTCCCGCGGATCGAGCCGGCCGTGATCATGCTGATCACCCAGGGCGAGCCGGGTTCTCCTGACGAGCGGTGCCTGCTCGGCAGCGGCCTGCAGTGGGGCCCGACGAGGTTCTCGACGCTGGCCGGCTTCGCCGAGCCGGGCGAGGCCCTCGAGGACGCCGTGCGCCGCGAGGTCTTCGAGGAGGCCGGCGTCAGGGTCGGCCGGGTGGAGTGGTTCGCCAGTCAGCCGTGGCCGTTCCCGAGCTCGTTGATGCTCGGCTTCACGGGACGCGCGATCAGCACGGAGATCACGATCGACCCCTCCGAGATCGCCGACGCCCGGTGGTTCACCCGCGCCGAGCTGAAGGCACAGGCCGAGAGCGGCGAGATCAGCCTGCCCACCCGCGGCATCTCGATCTCGCGGACCCTGATCGAGTCCTGGTACGGAGGACCGCTGCCCGGCAGCTGGTGA
- a CDS encoding mycoredoxin, with translation MITMYSTTWCGYCHRLTSQLDREGIPYTVVDIEKNEDAAFIVEQVNGGNQTVPTLVYADGSAHTNPSVAQVKAKLASLN, from the coding sequence ATGATCACCATGTACAGCACCACCTGGTGCGGCTACTGCCACCGCCTGACGAGCCAGCTCGACCGCGAGGGCATCCCGTACACCGTGGTCGACATCGAGAAGAACGAGGATGCCGCGTTCATCGTCGAGCAGGTCAACGGCGGCAACCAGACCGTCCCCACACTCGTGTACGCCGACGGCTCGGCGCACACCAACCCGTCCGTCGCCCAGGTGAAGGCCAAGCTCGCCTCCCTCAACTGA
- a CDS encoding ATP-dependent DNA helicase UvrD2, translated as MRSNDLLTGLDPEQRQVAEALRGPVQVLAGAGTGKTRAITHRIAHGVATGVYQPTEVLAVTFTARAAGEMRTRLRALGAPGVQARTFHAAALRQLRYFWPNVYGADLPQLTESKLALMAQAARKQRLSPDQGMLRDLASEVEWCKVSNVRPDDYAALAPTRGREVSGVDPATVARVFGSYEEVKRAANRMDMEDVLLLTAALLAEDERVAAQVRRQYKFFTVDEFQDVSPLQSALLDLWLGGRDELCVVGDPAQTIYSFAGADADFLRNFPQRYPGASKVELVRNYRSTPEVVTAANSLLSGTRSRGVELRSQRSAGPAVRYVEHDDEVAEAEAVASEIAKLVASGVPVGEIAVLFRINAQSEAFEDALAARQVPYVVRGAARFYDRPEVRQAITLLRGTARSEGDPDDLMDGVRATLSGMGWAPEPPTARGSARDRWESLQALFTQAEIYAAEHPGRLGDFVDDLDRRAAEQHAPVAGGVTLATLHTAKGLEWDAVFLCGVQEGSIPITFAQTPVEVEEERRLLYVGMTRARVHLRVSWAAARNPGGRKTRKPSRFLDGLRPAGSSSSSTGPTRSRGHQMCRTCGTPLSSAGERKVGRCDGCPAAYDEALFDRLKSWRLERAGEAKVPAYVVFTDRTLEAIAEVRPGSPEALLRIGGIGAKKVEQYGDDVLALVAQD; from the coding sequence ATGCGATCCAACGACTTGCTCACAGGGCTCGATCCTGAGCAGCGTCAGGTCGCCGAGGCGCTCCGCGGCCCGGTCCAGGTGCTGGCCGGTGCCGGCACCGGAAAGACCCGCGCGATCACGCACCGCATCGCGCACGGGGTCGCGACGGGGGTCTACCAGCCGACCGAGGTCCTGGCGGTCACCTTCACCGCCCGGGCAGCGGGGGAGATGCGCACCCGCCTGCGGGCCCTCGGTGCGCCAGGGGTCCAGGCCCGCACCTTCCATGCGGCGGCCCTTCGCCAGCTGCGCTACTTCTGGCCCAACGTCTACGGCGCCGACCTGCCGCAGCTGACCGAGTCCAAGCTCGCCCTGATGGCGCAGGCTGCCCGCAAGCAGCGGCTCTCGCCCGACCAGGGGATGCTGCGCGACCTCGCCAGCGAGGTCGAGTGGTGCAAGGTCAGCAACGTCCGCCCCGATGACTACGCGGCGCTCGCCCCGACGCGGGGCCGCGAGGTCAGCGGTGTCGACCCCGCGACCGTCGCGCGCGTCTTCGGCTCCTACGAGGAGGTCAAGCGGGCCGCCAACCGCATGGACATGGAGGACGTCCTGCTGCTGACGGCCGCCCTGCTGGCCGAGGACGAGCGGGTCGCTGCCCAGGTCCGCCGGCAATACAAGTTCTTCACCGTCGACGAGTTCCAGGACGTCTCGCCGCTCCAGTCGGCGCTGCTCGACCTCTGGCTCGGCGGGCGTGACGAGCTCTGCGTGGTCGGCGACCCGGCCCAGACGATCTACAGCTTCGCCGGCGCCGATGCAGACTTCCTGCGCAACTTCCCGCAGCGCTATCCCGGGGCGTCGAAGGTCGAGCTGGTCCGCAACTACCGCTCCACGCCTGAGGTGGTCACGGCGGCCAACAGCCTGCTCTCCGGCACCCGTTCACGGGGTGTCGAGCTCCGCTCCCAGCGTTCGGCCGGCCCCGCGGTTCGCTATGTCGAGCACGACGACGAGGTCGCCGAGGCCGAGGCGGTCGCCTCCGAGATCGCGAAGCTCGTGGCCAGCGGAGTGCCGGTCGGCGAGATCGCCGTCCTGTTCCGCATCAACGCCCAGTCCGAGGCCTTCGAGGACGCACTCGCGGCCCGTCAGGTGCCCTACGTGGTCCGTGGCGCGGCCCGCTTCTACGACCGCCCTGAGGTGCGCCAGGCGATCACCCTGCTGCGCGGCACGGCGCGGTCGGAAGGTGATCCCGACGACCTGATGGATGGCGTGCGCGCGACCCTGTCCGGCATGGGCTGGGCGCCCGAGCCGCCGACCGCGCGCGGCAGCGCCCGCGACCGGTGGGAGTCGCTGCAGGCGCTCTTCACCCAGGCCGAGATCTATGCGGCCGAGCACCCGGGCCGACTCGGCGACTTCGTCGACGACCTCGACCGCCGCGCCGCCGAGCAGCACGCTCCGGTCGCGGGCGGCGTCACGCTGGCCACGCTCCACACCGCGAAGGGCCTCGAGTGGGACGCCGTCTTCCTGTGCGGTGTGCAGGAGGGGTCGATCCCGATCACCTTCGCGCAGACTCCTGTCGAGGTCGAGGAGGAGCGGCGGCTGCTCTACGTCGGCATGACGCGCGCCCGCGTTCACCTTCGGGTCTCGTGGGCCGCAGCGCGCAACCCCGGCGGTCGCAAGACCCGCAAGCCGTCCCGGTTCCTCGACGGTCTGCGGCCGGCGGGCTCGTCGAGCTCGTCCACCGGTCCGACCCGCAGCCGCGGTCACCAGATGTGCCGCACCTGCGGCACGCCGCTCAGCTCGGCCGGCGAGCGCAAGGTGGGCCGTTGCGACGGCTGCCCCGCGGCCTACGACGAGGCCCTGTTCGACCGGCTCAAGTCCTGGCGGCTCGAGCGGGCCGGCGAGGCGAAGGTCCCGGCCTACGTCGTCTTCACCGACCGGACGCTCGAGGCCATCGCCGAGGTCCGCCCGGGCAGCCCCGAGGCGCTGCTGCGGATCGGGGGCATCGGGGCCAAGAAGGTCGAGCAGTACGGCGACGACGTCCTTGCTCTCGTTGCCCAGGACTGA
- a CDS encoding WhiB family transcriptional regulator, with protein MTISVLERTSVELIDQSTLPCHTHDPELFFAELPADVEYAKALCRTCPLQAMCLDGALERREPWGVWGGELFLQGVVIPRKRPRGRPRKDEAAA; from the coding sequence ATGACCATCAGCGTTCTCGAGCGCACATCGGTCGAGCTGATCGATCAGAGCACCCTGCCGTGCCACACGCACGACCCGGAGCTCTTCTTCGCTGAGCTCCCGGCCGATGTCGAGTACGCCAAGGCCCTCTGTCGCACGTGCCCGCTTCAGGCCATGTGCCTGGACGGCGCACTCGAGCGGCGCGAGCCATGGGGCGTGTGGGGTGGTGAGCTGTTCCTCCAGGGAGTGGTGATCCCCCGCAAGCGCCCGCGTGGCCGGCCGCGCAAGGACGAGGCAGCCGCGTGA
- a CDS encoding TOMM precursor leader peptide-binding protein translates to MTEPSPLPHLDRHPGFPARPMLRPGVHVCRRSHDELQVGLSPDLAVVLPELPEVRALLSGLQEGRPPGVPGTLSPVVLLACERLLAHGLVVDSDLWCRQLGGNDTERAETRTSIVAEHGLRAGEALERRSSRSVALDCSGLSRAATRLEDLLTMAGLTVGPPPAADLLLVVRRGETDRADLDPLLRHDQAHVLLTVSEGRVRVGPFVQPGVTACLRCIDAHRHESDPRHGVVTQQYSDAGTSGTCGLPAPVPADLVDVAVGLLARDITRWADGEQPGTWSSTIDVDPQLHLSRIRWHRHPGCGCSWAGTVAS, encoded by the coding sequence ATGACGGAGCCCAGCCCACTTCCCCACCTCGACCGGCACCCCGGATTCCCGGCCCGCCCGATGCTGCGGCCCGGTGTGCACGTGTGCCGTCGCTCGCACGACGAGCTCCAGGTCGGGCTCTCCCCCGACCTGGCCGTCGTCCTCCCCGAGCTTCCCGAGGTGCGTGCCCTGCTGTCGGGCCTCCAGGAGGGCCGTCCGCCCGGTGTCCCGGGCACGCTCTCGCCTGTCGTGCTGCTCGCCTGTGAGCGCCTCCTGGCCCACGGCCTGGTCGTCGACAGCGACCTCTGGTGCCGCCAGCTCGGCGGCAACGACACGGAGCGGGCCGAGACCCGCACGTCGATCGTGGCCGAGCACGGTCTGCGCGCCGGCGAGGCGCTCGAGCGCCGCTCGTCCAGAAGTGTGGCGCTGGACTGCAGCGGGCTCAGCCGTGCCGCCACCCGGCTCGAGGACCTGCTGACCATGGCCGGGCTCACCGTCGGCCCGCCGCCAGCCGCCGACCTCCTCCTCGTCGTACGCCGCGGGGAGACGGACCGCGCAGACCTGGACCCGTTGCTCCGGCACGACCAGGCCCACGTGCTGCTGACCGTGTCCGAAGGCCGGGTGCGGGTCGGGCCGTTCGTGCAGCCGGGCGTCACCGCGTGCCTGCGGTGCATCGACGCCCACCGGCACGAGTCGGACCCTCGGCACGGCGTGGTCACCCAGCAGTACTCCGATGCCGGGACGTCCGGGACCTGTGGCCTGCCGGCGCCGGTGCCCGCAGACCTGGTCGACGTCGCCGTCGGCCTGCTCGCCCGCGACATCACCCGTTGGGCCGACGGCGAGCAACCGGGGACGTGGTCGAGCACGATCGACGTGGATCCCCAGCTGCACCTCTCCCGCATCCGGTGGCACAGGCATCCGGGGTGCGGGTGCTCCTGGGCCGGCACGGTCGCCAGCTGA
- a CDS encoding DUF5679 domain-containing protein produces the protein MAETWSGEFYCVKCKEKREATGEIRVNDKGTKMAKAVCPVCSTNLNRILGKA, from the coding sequence ATGGCGGAGACCTGGAGCGGCGAGTTCTACTGCGTGAAGTGCAAGGAGAAGCGCGAGGCCACGGGCGAGATCCGTGTCAACGACAAGGGCACCAAGATGGCCAAGGCTGTCTGCCCCGTCTGCAGCACCAACCTCAACCGGATCCTCGGCAAGGCCTGA
- a CDS encoding enoyl-CoA hydratase/isomerase family protein, translating into MSSEHPDLVIENPAHLRVDRPSPGVVLITLDNPTQRNAMSDEMTRSWVAAVEELKGDESVRCVVVTGAGSAFSSGGNVSWLAGHGESTVPALRDGMLAFYRAWLTIRELEVPTIAAINGHAIGAGLCIAMACDLRFASSAAKLGAPFVKLGIHPGMASTFLFPDVVGEAIARDLLLTGRLVEGEEAQRLGLVSRVLPPEELLATALAAAAEIAATAPLASRFTKVALQRRHASIEDCLQWEAMAQPVTLATEDLQEGIQAVLEKRDPRFSGR; encoded by the coding sequence ATGTCTTCTGAACACCCCGATCTGGTCATCGAAAACCCTGCCCACCTCCGCGTTGACCGCCCCAGCCCCGGGGTCGTGCTGATCACCCTCGACAACCCGACGCAGCGCAACGCGATGTCGGATGAGATGACGCGTTCCTGGGTCGCGGCGGTCGAGGAGCTCAAGGGCGACGAGTCCGTGCGGTGCGTGGTCGTGACGGGTGCGGGCAGCGCGTTCTCGTCGGGTGGCAACGTGAGCTGGCTGGCCGGCCATGGCGAGTCAACGGTCCCGGCCCTGCGCGACGGCATGCTGGCCTTCTACCGCGCGTGGCTGACGATCCGCGAACTCGAGGTGCCCACGATCGCGGCCATCAACGGCCACGCGATCGGGGCCGGCCTGTGCATCGCGATGGCATGCGACCTGCGCTTCGCGTCGAGCGCCGCCAAGCTGGGCGCGCCTTTCGTGAAGCTGGGCATCCACCCGGGCATGGCATCGACCTTCCTCTTCCCGGACGTCGTCGGCGAGGCGATCGCACGCGACCTGCTGCTCACCGGACGGCTGGTCGAGGGGGAGGAGGCCCAGCGACTCGGGCTGGTCTCGCGGGTCCTCCCGCCGGAGGAGTTGCTCGCGACGGCGCTGGCGGCGGCGGCGGAGATCGCAGCGACCGCACCACTGGCCAGCCGCTTCACGAAGGTCGCTCTCCAGCGACGGCATGCCTCGATCGAGGACTGCCTCCAGTGGGAGGCCATGGCGCAGCCGGTCACGCTGGCCACCGAGGACCTCCAGGAAGGCATCCAGGCGGTCCTGGAGAAGCGGGATCCCCGCTTCTCTGGTCGCTGA
- a CDS encoding PHP domain-containing protein — protein MSALYSAGPVAALRRIAFLLERGREDSYKVKAFRSATATLLPLSAADLAAHVANGTLTTLPGIGASTAKVIVQAVQGEMPDRLADLEEKYAAPMVAGGRDLLALVRGDLHSHSDWSDGGSPIEEMAMTAMELGREYLVLTDHSPRLTIAHGLSAERLTRQLDVVDAVNAHLGSSGFRLLRGIEVDILDNGALDQTDTMLAQLEVRVASVHSKLAMDADAMTRRMVAAVRNPFTNVLGHCTGRLVTGNRGTRPQSRFDARAVFEACAEEGVAVEINSRPERRDPPTRLLELARDIGCVFSIDSDAHAPGQLDFLAYGCERAEQAGIDPERIVTTWPVDRLLAWAAARLPGSAAANK, from the coding sequence TTGAGTGCCCTTTACTCCGCCGGGCCGGTTGCTGCGCTACGCCGGATCGCCTTCCTCCTCGAGCGCGGGCGTGAGGACAGCTACAAGGTCAAGGCCTTTCGCAGCGCGACCGCGACCCTGCTGCCGCTGTCCGCAGCCGACCTCGCAGCACATGTCGCGAACGGCACGCTGACCACGCTCCCTGGCATCGGGGCGAGCACCGCCAAGGTGATCGTGCAGGCCGTCCAGGGCGAGATGCCGGACCGACTGGCAGACCTCGAGGAGAAGTACGCCGCGCCGATGGTCGCCGGCGGTCGCGACCTGCTCGCGCTCGTGCGCGGCGACCTGCACTCGCACTCGGACTGGTCCGACGGCGGCTCGCCGATCGAGGAGATGGCGATGACTGCCATGGAGCTCGGCCGGGAGTACCTCGTCCTGACCGATCACTCGCCCCGGCTGACCATTGCGCACGGACTGAGCGCGGAGCGGTTGACCCGCCAGCTCGACGTCGTCGACGCGGTCAACGCCCACCTCGGATCGTCGGGTTTCCGGCTGTTGCGAGGGATCGAGGTGGACATCCTGGACAACGGTGCGCTCGACCAGACCGACACGATGCTCGCGCAGCTCGAGGTCCGGGTCGCGAGCGTCCACTCGAAGCTGGCGATGGACGCCGACGCCATGACGCGCCGCATGGTCGCGGCGGTGCGCAACCCATTCACCAACGTCCTCGGCCACTGCACCGGTCGCCTGGTCACGGGAAACCGCGGAACCCGCCCACAGTCACGGTTCGACGCACGCGCCGTCTTCGAGGCGTGCGCTGAGGAGGGCGTCGCCGTCGAGATCAACTCCCGTCCCGAGCGTCGCGACCCACCGACCCGGCTGCTCGAGCTCGCACGGGACATCGGCTGCGTGTTCTCCATCGACTCCGACGCCCACGCCCCCGGACAGCTCGACTTCCTGGCCTACGGCTGCGAGCGCGCCGAGCAGGCGGGCATCGACCCGGAGCGCATCGTGACCACCTGGCCGGTCGACCGCCTCCTTGCCTGGGCGGCAGCGAGGCTCCCGGGATCCGCCGCTGCAAACAAGTAG
- a CDS encoding M48 family metallopeptidase, whose translation MEAPAEAEIEVRRSKRRRRTVSAYREGDRIVILIPASLSRAQEQSWVEKMVDRLERQEKRASRTDEDLAKRAKHLSDTFLGGLAVPASVRWVSNQKSRWGSCTPGERTIRLSERLKGMPGWVVDYVLIHELAHLIEHGHTDEFWAWVHNYPLAEKAKGYLEGYSAGAHLEPGGAVD comes from the coding sequence ATGGAAGCCCCCGCCGAGGCCGAGATCGAGGTACGCCGCTCGAAGCGACGCCGCCGCACCGTCTCTGCCTATCGAGAGGGGGACCGGATCGTCATCCTCATCCCGGCCTCGCTCAGCCGCGCGCAGGAGCAGTCCTGGGTCGAGAAGATGGTGGACCGCCTCGAGCGCCAGGAGAAGCGTGCCAGTCGCACGGACGAGGACCTCGCGAAGCGGGCGAAGCATCTCTCGGACACGTTCCTCGGCGGGCTCGCCGTGCCTGCTTCGGTCCGCTGGGTCTCCAACCAGAAGTCGCGCTGGGGCTCCTGCACGCCGGGGGAGCGCACGATCAGGCTCTCCGAGCGCCTCAAGGGCATGCCCGGCTGGGTTGTCGACTACGTCCTCATCCACGAGCTCGCGCACCTGATCGAGCACGGCCACACCGACGAGTTCTGGGCGTGGGTGCACAACTACCCGCTCGCCGAGAAGGCGAAGGGGTACCTCGAGGGTTACTCCGCCGGTGCGCACCTGGAGCCCGGCGGCGCCGTCGACTGA
- a CDS encoding NUDIX hydrolase codes for MSLHADAVHVLTGWAAPTEEQAGLRDRYVAHLGERADAMTRACRPDHLTASTLVMTPDGSRVLLTLHAKAQAWFQFGGHCEPGDLTLAGAALREATEESGLSGLVIDPVPVQLSEHEVPFCGGPPGPGERVVHHLDVRFLAVAPDDGSHAVSDESLDVRWWPADALPTPDADMVELVSLAQARLEAQTEVRR; via the coding sequence GTGAGCCTGCACGCCGACGCCGTCCATGTCCTGACGGGCTGGGCCGCGCCGACTGAGGAACAGGCTGGGCTGCGCGATCGCTATGTCGCCCACCTCGGCGAGCGGGCGGATGCGATGACCCGCGCCTGCCGCCCGGATCACCTGACCGCGTCGACCCTGGTCATGACCCCGGACGGTTCACGCGTCCTGCTCACGCTCCACGCAAAGGCCCAGGCCTGGTTCCAGTTCGGCGGACACTGCGAACCGGGCGACCTCACCCTCGCCGGCGCAGCACTGCGTGAGGCCACCGAGGAGTCCGGGCTGTCCGGCCTCGTGATCGATCCGGTGCCGGTCCAGCTCTCGGAACATGAAGTGCCGTTCTGCGGCGGGCCGCCCGGGCCTGGCGAACGCGTCGTACATCACCTCGACGTGCGCTTCCTGGCCGTCGCGCCGGATGACGGTTCGCACGCCGTCAGCGACGAGTCACTCGATGTGCGCTGGTGGCCCGCGGACGCACTGCCCACCCCCGACGCAGACATGGTCGAGCTGGTCTCGCTGGCTCAGGCCCGGCTGGAGGCGCAGACGGAAGTTCGCAGGTGA
- a CDS encoding zinc-dependent metalloprotease, with product MNDNPGAGDPDGPKNPFEGTPFEQLFGAGGIPNMAGMPDLSGLMSQVQAMMQPYDGPVNWTLATDLARKTVAQQPDPSPSTAQQTAIADAVHLADLWLDEACEFSSGVTSTAAWSRAEWIESTREVWQRLVEPVAEHVVGAMGNALPAEAKAMAGPFLGMLTQMGGAMFGSQIGTALGTLAGEVLTASDIGLPLGPTGRAALVPANVATFANGLDVSADDVLLYLALREAAHQRLFAHVPWLREHLLASVADYGRGIAIDTAGIEEQLRSIDPSNMADLQGALEGGLFEPKKTPAQEAALSRLETTLALVEGWVDEVVGQATHERMPSAAKLQEAVRRRRAAGGPAEETFAALVGLELRPRRLRDASTLWGSLRTRQGTEARDAVWLHPDLLPTAADLDDPLGFREDLGTPTEMSEEDFDEALAKLLDEGGSGAPGTPPPPAE from the coding sequence ATGAATGACAACCCCGGCGCAGGGGACCCGGACGGTCCGAAGAACCCCTTTGAAGGCACGCCTTTCGAGCAGCTCTTCGGCGCGGGCGGCATCCCGAACATGGCTGGCATGCCCGACCTCTCGGGTCTGATGAGCCAGGTGCAGGCGATGATGCAGCCGTACGACGGCCCGGTGAACTGGACCCTGGCGACAGACCTCGCCCGCAAGACCGTCGCGCAGCAACCCGACCCCTCGCCCTCGACCGCGCAGCAGACTGCCATCGCTGACGCCGTCCACCTCGCCGACCTGTGGCTCGACGAGGCGTGCGAGTTCTCCTCGGGCGTCACCTCGACCGCTGCGTGGAGCCGCGCCGAGTGGATCGAGTCCACCCGCGAGGTCTGGCAGCGCCTGGTCGAGCCGGTCGCCGAGCACGTCGTCGGCGCGATGGGCAACGCACTCCCGGCCGAGGCCAAGGCCATGGCCGGCCCGTTCCTCGGCATGCTCACCCAGATGGGTGGCGCCATGTTCGGCAGCCAGATCGGCACCGCGCTCGGCACCCTTGCCGGCGAGGTGCTGACCGCGTCCGACATCGGCCTTCCCCTCGGTCCCACCGGCCGCGCGGCTCTCGTGCCGGCCAACGTCGCCACCTTCGCCAACGGGCTGGATGTCTCCGCCGACGACGTGCTCCTCTACCTCGCGCTGCGCGAAGCCGCGCACCAGCGCCTGTTCGCCCACGTCCCGTGGCTGCGCGAGCACCTGCTCGCCTCGGTCGCCGACTACGGCCGCGGCATCGCCATCGACACGGCCGGCATCGAGGAGCAGCTGCGCTCGATCGATCCGTCCAACATGGCCGACCTGCAGGGTGCCCTCGAGGGCGGACTCTTCGAGCCGAAGAAGACCCCCGCGCAGGAGGCTGCCCTCTCGCGTCTCGAGACCACGCTCGCGCTCGTCGAGGGCTGGGTCGACGAGGTCGTCGGCCAGGCGACGCACGAGCGCATGCCGTCGGCCGCCAAGCTCCAGGAAGCCGTACGCCGCCGCCGCGCTGCAGGCGGGCCGGCCGAGGAGACCTTCGCGGCACTCGTCGGTCTGGAGCTGCGCCCGCGTCGTCTGCGCGATGCCTCGACCCTGTGGGGCTCGCTGCGCACCCGTCAGGGCACCGAGGCACGCGACGCCGTCTGGCTGCACCCGGACCTGCTGCCCACTGCGGCCGACCTGGATGACCCGCTCGGCTTCCGCGAAGACCTCGGCACCCCGACGGAGATGTCGGAGGAGGACTTCGACGAGGCGCTGGCAAAGCTGCTCGACGAGGGTGGATCGGGCGCTCCCGGCACTCCCCCTCCGCCTGCCGAGTGA
- a CDS encoding molybdenum cofactor biosynthesis protein MoaE: MTEVLRLVDLRATPLDISEVLDAVGDDASGGVNLFVGRVRDHDGGQGVTGLDYSAHPTALAQLEDVCRRVAGEYDVQALAAVHRTGRLAIGDIAVIVATASAHRGTSFDATRALIDTLKAEVPIWKHQSFDNGSEEWVGTP; this comes from the coding sequence ATGACAGAAGTCCTGCGCCTGGTCGACCTCCGAGCTACCCCGCTGGACATCTCCGAGGTCCTCGACGCCGTGGGTGACGACGCGTCTGGTGGCGTCAACCTCTTCGTCGGCCGAGTGCGTGACCACGACGGCGGGCAGGGTGTCACCGGCCTCGACTACTCCGCACACCCGACCGCGCTCGCCCAGCTCGAGGACGTGTGCCGTCGCGTCGCGGGGGAGTACGACGTCCAGGCACTCGCCGCGGTGCACCGCACCGGCCGGCTCGCGATCGGCGACATCGCGGTCATCGTGGCGACCGCGTCCGCCCACCGCGGCACGTCCTTCGACGCGACCCGGGCCTTGATCGACACCCTCAAGGCCGAGGTGCCGATCTGGAAGCACCAGAGCTTCGACAACGGCTCCGAGGAGTGGGTCGGCACGCCCTGA
- a CDS encoding PDZ domain-containing protein, with the protein MTRRTTATLVAGGMTALLALGVLALPLPYVRYQPGVTIDLLSETKGDERIEVTGHKVYRDDGELRMLTIMATPPKTRITLMTAMSAWLSPDDSVKPYDEVYGKDETEKQQERDAAVQMSTSQDDAIVAAMTQLGYDVPRVPVVGPLTDGKPAVGKLVPRDRYLKIGGTPIKSWDDVVKAISGATPGKPLQFVVERAGKKVTTEIEPVLDGGRVVIGVARAYDYKMPFTVKVNVAENIGGPSAGLLFALSIYDTLTPGSLTGGRRIAGTGTITPEGAVGPIGGIQQKVAGARRAGATLFLVPAVNCDEAVTGARGSMRLTAVETLADAEKAITTYAANPKADLPTCEEYLAR; encoded by the coding sequence ATGACCCGGCGCACCACTGCGACCCTGGTGGCGGGTGGCATGACCGCACTGCTCGCTCTCGGTGTGCTCGCCCTGCCGCTGCCCTACGTGCGTTACCAGCCGGGCGTGACCATCGACCTGCTGTCCGAGACGAAGGGCGACGAGCGGATCGAGGTCACGGGCCACAAGGTGTACCGCGACGACGGCGAGCTGCGCATGCTGACGATCATGGCGACGCCGCCGAAGACCAGGATCACGCTGATGACCGCGATGAGCGCCTGGCTGTCGCCGGACGACTCGGTGAAGCCGTACGACGAGGTCTACGGCAAGGACGAGACCGAGAAGCAGCAGGAACGCGACGCCGCGGTGCAGATGTCGACCTCCCAGGACGACGCGATCGTGGCGGCGATGACGCAGCTCGGCTACGACGTGCCGCGCGTGCCCGTCGTGGGACCGCTGACGGACGGCAAGCCTGCCGTCGGCAAGCTCGTCCCGCGGGACCGCTACCTCAAGATCGGCGGCACCCCGATCAAGTCCTGGGACGACGTCGTGAAGGCCATCTCGGGGGCGACTCCCGGCAAGCCGCTGCAGTTCGTCGTCGAGCGTGCCGGCAAGAAGGTCACGACCGAGATCGAGCCCGTCCTCGACGGCGGTCGGGTGGTCATCGGTGTCGCGCGGGCCTATGACTACAAGATGCCGTTCACCGTGAAGGTCAACGTCGCCGAGAACATCGGCGGGCCGAGCGCAGGCCTCCTGTTCGCGCTGTCGATCTACGACACCTTGACACCGGGTTCGCTGACCGGCGGCCGACGCATCGCCGGCACGGGCACGATCACCCCGGAGGGGGCGGTCGGCCCGATCGGCGGCATCCAGCAGAAGGTTGCCGGTGCCCGCCGCGCCGGCGCCACGCTCTTCCTCGTGCCAGCGGTCAACTGCGACGAAGCAGTGACCGGGGCCCGGGGTTCCATGCGCCTGACAGCGGTCGAGACACTGGCCGACGCCGAGAAGGCCATCACGACCTACGCCGCGAACCCCAAGGCAGACCTGCCTACCTGTGAGGAGTACCTCGCCAGATGA